In Oscillospiraceae bacterium, the following proteins share a genomic window:
- a CDS encoding proline--tRNA ligase: MQDKKLVTEITSMDVDFAKWYTDIVKKADLVDYSSVRGCMIIRPYGYAIWENIQKVLNQKFKETGHENVYMPMFIPEGLLNKEKDHVEGFAPEVAWVTHGGNEKLSERLCVRPTSETLFCDHYANIIESYRDLPKLYNQWCSVVRWEKTTRPFLRSCEFLWQEGHTAHATAEEAQEETIRMLNVYADFCEKYLAIPVVKGQKTDKEKFAGAVATYTIESLMHDGKALQSGTSHNFGDGFAKAFGIEFTGKDNKLTNVHQTSWGVSTRLIGAIIMVHGDDSGLVLPPNIAPIQVALIPIAQHKEGVLDKCREVKEMLSDFTVKIDDSDKSPGWKFAEYEMKGVPLRIELGPKDIENNQAVLVRRDTREKKVVSLDNIAEEVKEMLAIIQDALFQKALKHREETTSVAKDFDELKDIAQNKPGFIKAMWCGDEECELKIKEETTVTSRCIPFEQEEISDKCVCCGKPAKKMLYWGKAY; the protein is encoded by the coding sequence ATGCAAGACAAAAAATTAGTAACAGAAATCACATCTATGGATGTGGATTTTGCAAAATGGTACACCGATATCGTTAAAAAAGCAGACTTGGTTGATTACTCCTCCGTGAGAGGTTGTATGATTATCCGTCCCTACGGCTACGCTATCTGGGAAAATATCCAGAAAGTATTAAATCAGAAATTTAAAGAAACTGGCCACGAAAACGTGTATATGCCTATGTTTATTCCCGAAGGTCTTTTAAATAAAGAAAAGGACCACGTGGAAGGTTTCGCACCCGAAGTTGCCTGGGTAACTCACGGCGGTAACGAAAAACTTTCTGAACGCCTTTGTGTTCGTCCTACCAGTGAAACCTTATTCTGTGACCACTATGCAAATATTATTGAATCTTACAGAGATTTACCCAAATTATATAACCAGTGGTGTTCCGTGGTAAGATGGGAAAAAACCACCCGTCCCTTCCTTCGTTCCTGCGAATTCTTATGGCAGGAAGGACACACCGCTCACGCTACTGCTGAAGAAGCGCAGGAAGAAACCATCCGTATGCTGAATGTATACGCTGATTTCTGTGAAAAATACTTAGCTATCCCCGTGGTAAAAGGCCAGAAAACCGATAAAGAAAAATTTGCAGGTGCCGTTGCAACCTACACCATCGAAAGCTTAATGCACGACGGGAAAGCACTGCAGAGCGGTACCTCTCATAACTTTGGTGACGGTTTTGCAAAAGCATTTGGCATTGAATTTACCGGTAAAGACAACAAATTAACCAACGTTCATCAGACTTCTTGGGGTGTTTCCACCCGTTTAATCGGTGCAATTATTATGGTACACGGTGACGATTCCGGTCTGGTGTTACCTCCCAACATTGCTCCCATTCAGGTTGCTTTAATCCCCATCGCTCAACATAAAGAAGGGGTGCTCGATAAATGTCGCGAAGTAAAGGAAATGCTTTCCGACTTCACCGTGAAGATTGACGATAGTGACAAATCTCCCGGATGGAAATTTGCAGAGTACGAAATGAAAGGCGTACCGCTTAGAATCGAGTTAGGACCCAAGGATATTGAAAATAATCAAGCTGTTTTAGTTCGCCGTGATACCCGTGAAAAGAAAGTGGTATCTTTAGATAACATCGCAGAAGAAGTAAAAGAAATGCTGGCAATTATCCAGGATGCTCTGTTCCAGAAAGCATTAAAACACAGAGAAGAAACCACTTCCGTTGCAAAAGACTTTGACGAATTAAAAGATATTGCTCAGAACAAGCCCGGCTTTATCAAGGCGATGTGGTGCGGTGACGAAGAATGTGAACTGAAAATCAAAGAAGAAACCACCGTTACCAGTCGTTGTATCCCCTTTGAGCAGGAAGAAATCTCCGACAAATGCGTATGTTGCGGAAAACCTGCGAAAAAAATGTTATACTGGGGTAAAGCATATTGA
- a CDS encoding DUF4234 domain-containing protein: MKFCQHCGAQNAPDAVFCCGCGARMDAPGPSTSYGHPGYGQPVYNQPTYASTGAPRRPIQTDRSLFMYILLTIVTCGIYGYVFIYKLAQDTNDMCFEDGEKTAGLGMYLLLSIVTCGFYSYYWLYKVQNRFQAAGMRYGVPITENGTTVLMWYLFGALLCGIGPFIAMNIILTTANKLATAYNMKYCYNR; this comes from the coding sequence ATGAAATTCTGTCAACATTGTGGTGCACAAAATGCTCCTGACGCAGTATTTTGTTGCGGTTGTGGTGCGAGAATGGATGCTCCCGGTCCGTCAACTTCCTACGGTCACCCCGGATATGGTCAGCCTGTTTATAATCAGCCGACGTATGCTTCTACAGGTGCGCCCCGCAGACCGATTCAGACCGACCGTTCTTTGTTTATGTACATTCTTTTGACAATTGTTACTTGCGGTATTTATGGATATGTCTTTATTTATAAGCTGGCACAGGACACCAATGACATGTGTTTTGAAGATGGGGAAAAAACTGCCGGTTTAGGTATGTATCTTTTACTGAGCATTGTGACTTGTGGTTTCTATTCCTACTATTGGTTATACAAAGTTCAGAATCGTTTCCAGGCAGCGGGTATGAGATATGGCGTTCCGATTACAGAAAATGGTACTACCGTTTTGATGTGGTATCTGTTTGGGGCTCTGCTTTGCGGTATTGGTCCTTTTATTGCAATGAATATTATCCTTACCACCGCAAACAAACTTGCAACTGCATACAATATGAAATATTGCTATAACAGATAA
- a CDS encoding DUF2752 domain-containing protein, with protein MKRLFSKISDVRGPLSLVLVLLIYCVFVYLFHLPCPIDYITGISCPGCGMTRALFSLLCLDFQMAWYYHPLIFFCIVFFPILLVAHLKNKQKLRRGLTVIFVVAFLATYLYRLFIVKSPILHFTPENGIFVRLLMYLLR; from the coding sequence ATGAAACGGTTATTTTCTAAAATATCGGATGTGCGAGGCCCGCTTTCGTTAGTTTTGGTACTTCTCATTTATTGTGTGTTTGTATATCTCTTTCATTTACCCTGTCCTATTGATTATATAACGGGGATATCTTGCCCCGGTTGTGGCATGACTCGTGCGTTATTTTCGCTATTGTGCCTTGATTTTCAGATGGCATGGTATTATCATCCTTTAATCTTTTTCTGCATTGTGTTCTTTCCGATTTTGTTGGTTGCACATTTAAAAAATAAGCAGAAATTGAGAAGGGGATTAACTGTTATCTTTGTTGTGGCTTTTCTTGCCACTTATCTGTATCGGCTATTCATCGTAAAAAGTCCGATACTGCATTTTACACCGGAAAATGGAATTTTTGTCAGATTGTTGATGTACTTACTTCGCTGA
- a CDS encoding TIGR02452 family protein, which yields MNNIEVFNDTQDRIHRDKKLRELTEKSIHKTIIYEEEFVSQKTPYYKDCTLTVEENLTLLTARKYVNQGKKTAVLNFANPIEPGGGVLRGANAQEEYICRASNLYHCLKSTCAAAYYDYHNSLIGKEGLQERFWASDKIIYTPDVVVLKEDVNYVQRTNLPFQQVYTENWIQIDILSCAAPYFFDSDSFIDDEDLQHLFEKRIRNIFEVAIEHDTQAIVLGAFGCGVFNNPPEIVARAFKTVLKEERYGNAFENVTFAIKRSFSVCRNLQAFEKCFCKV from the coding sequence ATGAATAATATAGAAGTATTTAATGATACTCAGGATAGAATACATAGGGACAAAAAATTGAGAGAATTAACAGAAAAATCGATTCATAAAACAATTATTTATGAAGAAGAGTTTGTTTCTCAAAAGACTCCTTATTATAAAGACTGCACCCTAACAGTTGAGGAGAATTTAACATTGCTTACTGCAAGAAAGTACGTTAATCAAGGAAAGAAGACAGCAGTTTTAAATTTTGCTAATCCGATTGAACCCGGTGGCGGAGTTTTAAGAGGCGCAAATGCACAGGAAGAATATATTTGCAGAGCAAGTAATTTGTATCATTGCCTGAAATCAACCTGTGCCGCCGCATATTATGATTATCATAATTCGTTAATCGGAAAAGAAGGCCTTCAAGAACGTTTTTGGGCATCGGATAAAATTATATATACCCCCGATGTCGTTGTATTGAAAGAAGATGTAAATTATGTTCAAAGAACCAATTTGCCTTTTCAGCAAGTTTATACAGAAAACTGGATACAAATTGATATTTTGTCATGTGCAGCACCATACTTTTTTGATAGTGATTCTTTCATTGACGACGAAGATTTGCAACATTTATTCGAAAAAAGAATTAGAAATATTTTTGAAGTTGCCATTGAACACGATACGCAAGCAATTGTATTAGGAGCTTTTGGATGCGGAGTGTTTAATAATCCACCCGAAATCGTTGCAAGAGCGTTTAAAACTGTATTAAAAGAAGAACGTTATGGAAACGCTTTTGAGAATGTTACATTTGCGATTAAAAGAAGCTTCAGCGTTTGCAGAAATTTACAGGCGTTTGAGAAATGCTTTTGCAAAGTATAA
- a CDS encoding VWA domain-containing protein, whose translation MFVKIEGWDYSITKHGNSGIRIWHHVTPDDGGYGTEVDFTISDDYFMSHTVEDLYREICRRHLSPSMYIDRQSEIACLKLHLKGLNVTFETPSKIEEEKKTTKKAVPGPDNGYRIDLEDGGYILSFYHDGNGNEVEKEKAKAVISTVFDSDGRRIQEVYGRLGGEKQKTDEELGIFKYDNGIKAKHPSLKGKLIKGKKSGFSLQKGYDVDLVFCIDNSENMKNHLDRVKEWIPEIITRYTNSSPLSIYGIGNYRARLIIFNSYELQKDDTILVTDFIDLKNAKEFFLKTLNGIEIQPGTTENVCGLEALTYAAHSKWSENYKKRRYIWVFSNSNTNQIGDDNVRIYYRKGIPKSTEEFINRWNYMDKNYTILFMTPYEKHWDTAIDNLQGICYPSVAGEGVKEDDSTYQELFGEVALGFD comes from the coding sequence ATGTTTGTAAAGATCGAGGGTTGGGATTACTCAATTACAAAACATGGAAATTCAGGGATTAGAATTTGGCATCATGTTACACCTGACGATGGTGGATATGGCACTGAGGTAGATTTTACGATTTCGGATGATTATTTTATGTCGCATACGGTAGAAGATCTTTATCGTGAGATATGTAGAAGGCATTTATCGCCATCTATGTACATAGATAGACAATCCGAGATTGCATGTCTTAAACTTCATCTAAAGGGCTTGAACGTAACTTTTGAAACGCCTTCGAAAATCGAGGAAGAAAAGAAAACAACCAAAAAAGCTGTCCCCGGTCCGGATAATGGATACAGAATTGATTTAGAAGACGGTGGATATATTTTAAGTTTCTATCATGACGGAAATGGAAACGAGGTAGAAAAAGAAAAAGCGAAAGCCGTGATCTCTACCGTATTTGATTCTGATGGACGTAGAATACAGGAAGTGTATGGACGTTTGGGAGGCGAGAAACAGAAAACAGATGAAGAGTTGGGTATCTTTAAATATGACAACGGTATCAAAGCAAAACATCCAAGTTTAAAAGGTAAGTTAATAAAGGGCAAAAAGTCCGGATTCTCACTCCAAAAAGGGTATGATGTTGATCTTGTTTTTTGTATTGATAATTCTGAAAACATGAAGAATCACCTTGACAGAGTAAAAGAATGGATTCCTGAAATCATCACCCGTTATACCAACAGTTCTCCGTTAAGCATATATGGAATCGGTAATTACAGAGCACGATTGATCATTTTTAATAGCTATGAGTTACAGAAAGACGATACAATATTAGTAACTGATTTTATTGATTTAAAAAATGCTAAAGAATTCTTTTTAAAAACATTGAACGGTATTGAAATACAACCCGGTACTACAGAAAATGTATGTGGTTTAGAAGCATTGACATATGCTGCACATTCGAAATGGAGTGAAAATTACAAGAAAAGAAGATATATCTGGGTTTTTTCAAATTCTAACACGAATCAAATCGGAGATGACAACGTAAGGATTTATTATCGTAAAGGAATTCCAAAATCTACAGAAGAGTTTATAAATCGCTGGAATTATATGGACAAAAACTATACCATTTTGTTTATGACACCTTACGAAAAACATTGGGATACAGCAATTGATAACCTTCAAGGCATATGCTATCCATCTGTAGCAGGCGAAGGTGTGAAAGAAGATGATAGCACATATCAAGAACTGTTTGGGGAAGTTGCTTTAGGCTTTGATTGA
- a CDS encoding polysaccharide biosynthesis protein, whose protein sequence is MERMSKLKQNKKNFVIGAFIIAISHILVKVIGALYKIPLDTYILKTEGMGIYNSSYTIYNWLFVISTAGLPVAISKMVAEASAQGNYVEARKIFRISKWLLLCVGVVAAGAMFFFAKGFSAMISADSARLTMQFMAPSLFFVSLASSYRGFYQGQENMLPTAVSEVIEAVSKLALGLSLAYYAMQTYGEYAVGSAGAIAGVTIGTAISCLYLMCYNMVNIRKFPKDNASATVPSSKNLLGKLVKIAIPVTIGVSVFTLTSVIDTAMVMNQLDGLGYIESQRLSMFGYLNRAIALFNLPPTIIAAIAISIVPSIAAALALKNNQTAIKNAKSALRITILFAVPCAAGISALAKPILQFLYHDGNHSFLLNIMGLAVVFVTMVQVCNAILQAWGHVWLPVKNMFIGGVAKVIVNLLLVSNPAIHINGAPIGTLICYIVVMALNIYDLKRITGMKLEFSSFILKPVITAVATAIGAILCYQCLVNYISSSLVLVAASIVVGGIFYLVSLFAVKGLQEDDVALLPKGDKVGKILKKFHLI, encoded by the coding sequence ATGGAAAGGATGAGCAAATTGAAACAAAACAAGAAGAACTTTGTGATAGGTGCATTTATTATTGCCATTTCCCACATTTTGGTTAAGGTGATTGGTGCTCTATATAAAATTCCGCTGGATACTTATATTTTAAAAACCGAGGGGATGGGGATTTACAATTCATCATACACCATCTATAACTGGTTGTTTGTAATCTCCACGGCAGGGCTTCCTGTTGCCATTTCTAAAATGGTTGCAGAAGCATCCGCACAGGGAAATTATGTGGAAGCGCGAAAAATCTTCCGTATTTCCAAATGGTTACTCCTTTGTGTTGGGGTGGTAGCGGCAGGAGCAATGTTTTTCTTTGCCAAAGGCTTTTCTGCTATGATCAGTGCAGACAGCGCACGTCTTACGATGCAATTTATGGCACCCAGCTTGTTCTTTGTTTCGTTGGCAAGCAGTTATCGCGGTTTTTATCAGGGACAGGAGAATATGCTTCCCACCGCGGTTTCCGAAGTAATTGAAGCAGTTTCTAAGTTAGCATTGGGGTTAAGTCTGGCATACTACGCAATGCAGACCTACGGTGAATATGCTGTCGGTTCTGCGGGCGCAATTGCAGGGGTTACCATCGGTACAGCAATCAGCTGTTTATATCTGATGTGTTATAATATGGTAAACATCCGCAAATTCCCCAAAGATAACGCATCGGCTACAGTTCCGTCTTCTAAGAATTTACTTGGTAAACTGGTTAAAATTGCCATTCCTGTCACCATCGGGGTGTCAGTGTTCACTTTAACCTCTGTTATTGATACTGCAATGGTTATGAATCAGCTGGATGGCTTAGGTTATATCGAAAGCCAAAGACTTTCCATGTTCGGTTATTTAAACCGTGCGATTGCATTGTTTAATCTGCCTCCCACGATTATTGCTGCAATTGCCATCTCTATTGTGCCAAGCATTGCGGCGGCATTGGCATTGAAAAATAATCAAACTGCTATCAAAAATGCGAAATCTGCTCTGAGAATTACCATTTTATTTGCGGTACCTTGTGCGGCAGGGATTTCTGCTTTAGCAAAACCGATTTTACAGTTTTTATATCACGATGGAAATCATTCTTTTCTCTTAAATATTATGGGGCTTGCCGTTGTGTTTGTCACAATGGTTCAGGTTTGTAATGCAATTTTGCAGGCTTGGGGACATGTATGGTTGCCTGTAAAAAATATGTTTATCGGTGGCGTGGCAAAGGTTATTGTAAACTTATTATTGGTGTCCAATCCTGCAATCCATATCAACGGTGCGCCGATTGGTACTTTGATTTGCTATATAGTGGTTATGGCGTTAAATATCTATGATTTAAAACGTATCACCGGCATGAAATTAGAATTTTCCAGCTTTATTTTAAAACCTGTTATCACAGCGGTTGCCACAGCAATTGGTGCCATTTTATGCTATCAGTGTCTGGTAAATTATATCAGCAGCAGTCTGGTTTTAGTGGCAGCTTCCATCGTGGTGGGCGGTATTTTCTATCTGGTAAGTCTGTTTGCGGTAAAAGGTCTGCAGGAAGATGACGTAGCATTGCTTCCCAAAGGCGACAAGGTTGGAAAAATCCTGAAAAAATTCCACTTGATTTAA
- a CDS encoding transcriptional repressor has product MATPRRMTKQKAAILDYLKHSTHHPDAECVYQELKKQQPELSRSTVYRNLAQLSEDRMIEKMGLQVESDHYDGNRSPHNHFICKKCGKIFDCGKENISTEQVEELGTIETFTVYFYGVCHECEKDA; this is encoded by the coding sequence ATGGCAACACCCCGTCGAATGACCAAACAAAAAGCTGCCATCTTAGATTACCTGAAACACTCCACACATCATCCCGATGCAGAATGTGTATATCAGGAACTTAAGAAGCAGCAACCCGAATTAAGCCGAAGCACGGTATATCGGAATCTTGCCCAGTTATCGGAAGACAGGATGATTGAAAAAATGGGACTCCAGGTTGAATCCGACCATTATGACGGCAACCGCTCCCCTCACAATCACTTCATTTGCAAAAAATGCGGAAAAATCTTTGATTGCGGCAAGGAAAACATCTCCACCGAGCAAGTGGAAGAGTTGGGCACCATCGAAACCTTTACCGTTTATTTTTACGGTGTGTGCCACGAGTGTGAAAAAGATGCGTAG
- a CDS encoding NADH peroxidase — translation MKKFVCSVCGYVHEGEAAPANCPVCKVPAEKFNIMEADAPLAAEHEYGVYAKTVKNNPDISEEDKKYIFEQLMANFNGECAEVGMYLCMARIAHREGYPEVGLYWEKAAYEEAEHAAKFAELLGEDLEPNMKATTKDNLKWRVDCEYGATKGKFDLASCAKKNGLDAIHDTVHEMARDEARHGKGLEGLLSRYFK, via the coding sequence ATGAAAAAATTTGTATGTTCTGTTTGCGGTTATGTTCACGAAGGCGAAGCGGCTCCCGCTAACTGCCCCGTTTGTAAAGTTCCCGCTGAAAAATTCAACATTATGGAAGCAGATGCTCCTTTAGCTGCTGAACACGAATACGGCGTATATGCAAAAACCGTAAAAAACAATCCCGACATTTCCGAAGAAGATAAAAAATATATCTTTGAACAGTTAATGGCAAACTTCAATGGTGAATGTGCAGAAGTTGGCATGTATCTGTGTATGGCAAGAATCGCTCACCGTGAAGGTTATCCTGAAGTTGGTCTGTACTGGGAAAAAGCAGCTTACGAAGAAGCTGAACACGCTGCAAAATTTGCGGAACTCTTAGGTGAAGACTTAGAACCCAATATGAAAGCTACCACCAAAGATAACTTAAAATGGAGAGTTGACTGTGAATACGGCGCAACCAAAGGTAAATTTGATTTAGCAAGCTGCGCTAAGAAAAACGGCTTAGATGCAATCCATGATACCGTTCATGAAATGGCAAGAGACGAAGCTCGTCACGGTAAAGGTTTAGAAGGTCTCTTAAGCAGATATTTTAAATAA
- a CDS encoding (2Fe-2S)-binding protein, whose protein sequence is MTENYTICNCKQVSYFDIMDALEKNNKFNDVLEAFEGVQKVTHCSTGCGGCYQKVLDAISQIMTP, encoded by the coding sequence ATGACTGAAAACTACACTATTTGCAATTGTAAACAAGTATCCTATTTTGACATTATGGATGCATTAGAAAAAAACAACAAATTCAATGACGTACTGGAAGCATTTGAAGGCGTTCAGAAAGTGACCCACTGCTCTACCGGGTGCGGCGGTTGCTACCAAAAAGTATTGGACGCAATCTCTCAGATTATGACCCCGTAA
- a CDS encoding S-layer homology domain-containing protein, which produces MKRFLILMLTFSLILTSVPTTSLASGVYFTDVPTGAWYYQDVHNAVGQGLINGKSETTYAPEDNLTCAEAVKLASCMHKLSTEGNVNFEPTVPWYTSFVNYAKENNIITKDYNWNSVITRAEYMEIFSKALPAEQLPDINNVEDDAIPDVPMTHPLSSSIYKLYRAGIVQGNDSLYSCNPDDNIKRSEVAVILTRMMNVAARRTFSVTIPEYRKLYHTGYAAYDAKIYEYYQAMAADENFFNSSDWSAINDLMVYYARQNNGTLYYSLCDINTNGVPELIFSNGTGFIDIYTLNNGKLVTIFENCYFGERSRLHILADGTLLNEGSDSAFGSSCCFYQLNADNTLTQTEAYYCDTNGPTYMTQVGYTYISTNEYVDKVSYYLSYSVFNALDWKPFADKQTILKKSYYDSAMIAMANSNYLQAVEQLKKAEGYLDAATMILECYYQYGKKQMSLNYTTTGIEYLSKCNGYKDANEILKAYYYEEGVDAFEDYIAIFPQYTFTQNVTNAYQKVLDTLTLCKDYKDSNRLLQIAETLYSAWYNMDAASNFKASFGGMNVSVTNDAVTITKDCFISGSDNSLDLTFHPEQPGFTAKLKDMFSYSIRSYNEVLILCALVDLFTDVEQTEDLAIKLSDSDEWSSNGTTESFSMNYGGYQIEIDVDTTNRYSLDCVISVTK; this is translated from the coding sequence ATGAAACGATTTTTAATACTGATGCTGACTTTTTCTTTAATATTGACAAGCGTACCGACTACAAGTTTGGCTTCCGGCGTCTACTTTACAGATGTACCAACCGGTGCATGGTATTATCAGGATGTCCACAATGCAGTTGGCCAGGGATTAATTAACGGTAAATCTGAAACAACCTATGCTCCGGAGGACAACTTAACTTGTGCAGAAGCAGTGAAATTAGCATCCTGCATGCATAAATTATCCACCGAAGGAAATGTCAATTTTGAACCGACTGTTCCTTGGTATACATCTTTTGTGAATTATGCAAAAGAAAATAATATCATCACCAAAGATTATAATTGGAATTCTGTCATAACTCGTGCTGAATACATGGAAATTTTTTCAAAAGCACTTCCAGCTGAACAATTGCCTGATATCAACAATGTGGAAGACGATGCAATTCCTGATGTGCCGATGACTCATCCCTTGTCATCTTCTATTTATAAGCTGTACCGGGCAGGTATTGTGCAAGGAAATGACAGTTTATACAGTTGCAATCCTGACGACAATATCAAACGTTCTGAAGTGGCGGTAATTTTAACCCGTATGATGAATGTTGCTGCAAGAAGAACCTTTAGCGTTACCATTCCCGAATACAGAAAGTTATACCATACCGGTTATGCAGCATATGATGCGAAAATCTATGAATACTATCAGGCAATGGCTGCGGATGAAAACTTTTTTAACAGTTCGGATTGGAGTGCTATTAATGATTTAATGGTTTATTATGCCAGACAAAACAACGGCACATTATACTATTCTCTTTGCGATATCAATACAAACGGCGTTCCGGAGTTAATTTTCTCCAACGGAACAGGTTTCATTGACATTTATACCTTAAATAATGGAAAACTTGTAACAATTTTTGAAAACTGCTATTTTGGAGAAAGAAGCAGACTTCATATTCTGGCAGACGGAACCTTGCTGAACGAAGGGTCTGACAGTGCTTTTGGCAGCTCCTGCTGTTTTTATCAACTGAATGCAGACAATACTTTAACGCAAACAGAAGCATACTATTGCGATACAAATGGTCCTACTTATATGACACAAGTCGGATACACTTATATCAGCACAAATGAATATGTAGATAAAGTAAGTTATTACTTATCTTACTCCGTTTTTAATGCTTTAGACTGGAAGCCTTTTGCAGATAAACAAACCATTCTCAAAAAAAGCTATTATGATTCTGCTATGATTGCAATGGCAAACTCCAATTATCTGCAAGCGGTGGAACAGCTCAAAAAAGCGGAAGGCTATCTGGATGCCGCTACAATGATACTGGAATGCTATTATCAATACGGCAAAAAACAGATGTCTTTAAACTATACCACAACCGGTATCGAGTATCTTTCTAAATGTAACGGTTATAAAGATGCCAATGAAATTCTGAAGGCTTATTACTACGAAGAAGGCGTGGATGCTTTCGAAGACTACATTGCAATTTTCCCACAATATACATTCACACAAAATGTGACGAATGCTTACCAAAAAGTTTTGGATACTCTCACCTTATGTAAGGATTATAAAGACAGCAATCGTTTACTGCAGATTGCCGAAACGTTATACAGTGCATGGTATAATATGGATGCAGCATCTAACTTTAAAGCGTCCTTTGGCGGAATGAACGTATCTGTCACAAATGACGCTGTAACCATCACAAAAGACTGTTTCATTTCAGGCAGCGACAACTCCTTGGATTTAACATTTCATCCCGAACAACCCGGTTTTACCGCAAAGCTGAAAGATATGTTTTCATATTCTATAAGAAGTTATAATGAAGTTCTTATCCTTTGCGCATTGGTTGATTTGTTTACCGATGTGGAACAAACGGAAGATTTAGCCATCAAACTAAGTGATTCCGATGAGTGGTCTTCCAATGGAACAACCGAATCTTTCTCGATGAATTACGGAGGATATCAGATTGAAATTGATGTTGACACAACTAACCGATACTCTTTAGATTGTGTCATCTCCGTAACAAAATAA
- a CDS encoding NUDIX hydrolase: MKSIVQETSSPLQTEEQFLASYRIEQYDRPSVATDVTVFSMFAKESDCHRKDSEPELSILLVKRGEHPFFNQWALPGGFLRADETVEACAIRETKEETNLSPVAMLPVGVFSEPNRDPRGRIISHAFAAIISEKEVKISGGSDTKDAKWFSVSFEESSDGCYTLTLSQEEATLTAELKESQNTFGKKTFEIITNNGLAFDHAKIIATALTELRKKADNSDLAFDFLPETFTLAALQKVQETLLGISLLTANFRRKVTPLLEETEEYTEGAGHRPARLFRRKQ; the protein is encoded by the coding sequence ATGAAATCCATTGTTCAAGAAACAAGTTCTCCCCTTCAAACAGAAGAACAGTTTCTAGCTTCCTATCGGATTGAACAATATGACAGACCTTCTGTGGCGACTGATGTAACAGTATTTTCCATGTTTGCAAAAGAATCAGACTGTCATAGAAAAGATTCAGAACCCGAACTTTCCATTCTGCTTGTAAAACGTGGAGAGCATCCGTTTTTCAATCAATGGGCATTACCGGGAGGTTTCCTGCGAGCTGACGAAACTGTAGAAGCCTGTGCAATAAGGGAAACGAAAGAAGAAACCAATCTTTCCCCTGTAGCAATGCTTCCGGTTGGCGTATTCAGCGAACCAAACAGAGATCCCAGAGGTAGAATCATCTCCCATGCTTTTGCAGCTATCATCAGTGAAAAAGAAGTGAAAATCTCAGGTGGCAGCGATACAAAAGATGCAAAATGGTTTTCCGTCTCATTTGAAGAATCAAGTGATGGTTGTTACACCCTAACCCTCTCTCAAGAAGAAGCCACATTAACAGCAGAATTAAAAGAATCGCAAAACACATTTGGCAAAAAAACTTTTGAAATCATCACAAACAACGGTCTTGCCTTTGACCACGCAAAAATCATTGCAACCGCTTTAACCGAACTTCGGAAAAAAGCAGATAACAGTGACCTGGCTTTTGATTTCTTACCGGAAACCTTCACCTTAGCAGCTCTGCAAAAAGTGCAGGAAACATTATTGGGCATCTCACTTCTCACCGCCAATTTCAGAAGAAAGGTAACCCCCTTACTGGAGGAAACCGAAGAATACACCGAAGGTGCAGGTCATAGACCGGCAAGACTGTTCAGACGCAAACAGTGA